In a genomic window of Gossypium arboreum isolate Shixiya-1 chromosome 9, ASM2569848v2, whole genome shotgun sequence:
- the LOC108456803 gene encoding tubulin beta-8 chain, translating to MREILHIQGGQCGNQIGAKFWEVVCAEHGIDSTGRYQGDNDLQLERVNVYYNEASCGRFVPRAVLMDLEPGTMDSVRSGPYGQIFRPDNFVFGQSGAGNNWAKGHYTEGAELIDSVLDVVRKEAENCDCLQGFQVCHSLGGGTGSGMGTLLISKIREEYPDRMMLTFSVFPSPKVSDTVVEPYNATLSVHQLVENADECMVLDNEALYDICFRTLKLTTPSFGDLNHLISATMSGVTCCLRFPGQLNSDLRKLAVNLIPFPRLHFFMVGFAPLTSRGSQQYRALTVPELTQQMWDAKNMMCAADPRHGRYLTASAMFRGKMSTKEVDEQMINVQNKNSSYFVEWIPNNVKSTVCDIPPIGLKMASTFIGNSTSIQEMFRRVSEQFTAMFRRKAFLHWYTGEGMDEMEFTEAESNMNDLVSEYQQYQDATADEEYDYEEEEDEEEELQE from the exons ATGCGTGAGATTCTTCATATTCAGGGAGGGCAGTGCGGAAACCAGATCGGTGCCAAGTTTTGGGAGGTGGTTTGCGCCGAGCACGGCATAGATTCAACGGGACGCTATCAAGGAGACAATGATTTGCAACTGGAGCGCGTTAACGTTTACTACAATGAAGCGAGTTGCGGGAGGTTCGTTCCACGAGCCGTCCTTATGGACTTGGAGCCTGGCACTATGGATAGTGTTAGATCCGGGCCGTACGGGCAGATTTTCAGGCCTGACAACTTCGTTTTCGGCCAGTCCGGTGCAGGGAATAACTGGGCCAAGGGTCATTACACGGAAGGGGCCGAGTTGATCGACTCAGTGCTAGATGTGGTGAGGAAAGAAGCCGAAAACTGTGACTGCTTGCAAG GATTTCAAGTATGCCATTCATTGGGAGGAGGAACTGGATCGGGCATGGGAACACTTTTGATTTCCAAGATCCGAGAAGAATACCCAGACCGAATGATGCTCACTTTCTCTGTGTTCCCTTCCCCTAAGGTGTCTGACACTGTTGTCGAACCTTACAATGCTACTCTTTCTGTTCACCAGCTTGTTGAGAATGCTGATGAATGTATGGTTTTGGACAATGAAGCTTTATATGATATTTGCTTCCGTACTCTGAAGCTCACTACTCCAAGCT TTGGAGACTTGAACCACTTGATTTCTGCCACCATGAGTGGTGTGACATGCTGCCTTCGTTTCCCTGGTCAATTAAACTCAGATCTACGCAAGCTTGCCGTCAATCTCATTCCATTCCCTCGCCTGCATTTCTTTATGGTTGGCTTTGCTCCACTTACTTCTCGAGGGTCACAGCAATACAGGGCTCTTACTGTTCCCGAGCTCACTCAACAAATGTGGGATGCCAAAAACATGATGTGTGCTGCTGATCCTCGCCATGGGCGATACTTGACTGCTTCAGCCATGTTCCGTGGCAAGATGAGCACCAAGGAAGTCGATGAACAAATGATTAATGTGCAGAATAAGAACTCATCATACTTTGTGGAGTGGATCCCCAATAATGTGAAGTCTACTGTTTGTGATATTCCTCCAATTGGGTTGAAGATGGCCTCAACGTTCATTGGAAACTCGACATCTATTCAGGAAATGTTCCGGAGAGTAAGTGAGCAGTTCACTGCCATGTTTCGCAGGAAGGCTTTCTTGCACTGGTATACTGGGGAGGGAATGGATGAGATGGAGTTTACGGAGGCTGAGAGCAACATGAACGATCTGGTTTCAGAGTACCAACAATATCAAGATGCAACAGCTGATGAGGAGTATGATTATGAGGAGGAGGAGGATGAGGAGGAGGAACTCCAGGAATAG